One window of the Onychostoma macrolepis isolate SWU-2019 chromosome 21, ASM1243209v1, whole genome shotgun sequence genome contains the following:
- the snx12 gene encoding LOW QUALITY PROTEIN: sorting nexin-12 (The sequence of the model RefSeq protein was modified relative to this genomic sequence to represent the inferred CDS: inserted 1 base in 1 codon), translating into MSEATVADTRRLNSKPQDLTDAYGPPXNFLEIDVYDPQTIGVGRNRFTTYEVRMRTNLPIFKLKESCVRRRYSDFEWLKNELERDSKIVVPPLPGKALKRQLPFRGDEGIFEESFIEERRAGLEQFINRIAGHPLAQNERCLHMFLQDESIDRNYIPGKVRQ; encoded by the exons ATGTCCGAAGCCACAGTGGCCGATACTCGCCGGTTAAACTCTAAACCGCAGGACCTGACGGACGCCTACGGCCCTC GCAACTTTCTGGAAATCGATGTGTACGACCCGCAGACTATAGGAGTCGGCCGCAATCGCTTCACCACTTACGAAGTCCGGATGAGG ACAAATCTTCCCATTTTTAAACTGAAGGAGTCGTGTGTTAGACGAAGATACAGCGACTTCGAGTGGCTGAAGAATGAGCTGGAAAGAGACAGCAAG ATTGTTGTGCCTCCATTGCCTGGAAAGGCATTGAAGAGACAGCTTCCCTTCCGTGGAGATGAGGGCATTTTTGAGGAGTCCTTCATTGAGGAGAGACGAGCTGGGCTTGAACAGTTCATCAACAG AATTGCAGGTCATCCTTTGGCCCAGAATGAACGCTGTCTTCACATGTTCCTGCAGGATGAAAGTATTGACCGGAACTACATTCCCGGAAAAGTACGGCAGTAG